gaaataatattagcTCAAACCTTACAGAATAATAGTAACACTTGGTTaacttcttttttaataaaatcgaATAAATCACTATATTATGTTAAAGAAATTAGAGATTCAATggaattgaaaatttaataaataaaaatctataaatttatatttatatgttatatatttcaaacaaaGATTGTAACTCTTTATTTTAAAAGCCACATCTCGAGGAGtccttttttaaattaaaaattctttaactactcttgatatattaataatgtaaatgaagtactatttatttatattcctAATTACtcgaatttgatgatatatgtGTTGAAAGAAAAGTAACATTTTTACACCCTTCTAAAAATACACCAGTTGACTACAcctttattaatataattgactatacatttattaatataataaatatctattagactttaaagttaaaaaataaataaatataattaaaatcttattattataaattgtaaGGTGGAATTTTTAGTTAGTAATATTAGCATATTATCAGTCGTTGAAAAGTTGTTATTCTAGTTAATCTTGGATTTTAGTTGTTATTTGGATATTCTAAGTAAGATTTTATCTTTGAATACTAGTTATATTTGATTCAAAAAACATGTAAATACTGAAAGtcttcattaaaatatatagattttGATTTTAGTTGATTAAGCAGTGTTTCAGTcaattaaaatgttgtcaaactAATTGAATTTGCAAGTTTCATTATGAAGTTGACTCTGTATATATAATTAGCCttttaaaaagtacatttaGTCAACCAAATTTACTACCACAAAGATGTGTTCATTCTGAAAGCTATTTCTGAGCTAATTAAAGGAGTTTTTAAATGGTTAAAATATCATAATGTAAATTCTTAAAACACATTGAGTGAAAGAGAGAGCCTGAAAACTTTAAAAGCAGTAAAAGAGAATACAATAAGATAACAACACTGAACAGCATTAAGTTATTGTCCTCTTAGAGAGGAGTTTCTGGCTACAAAGGAAACCTTAATCACCATGTTATCACCCATGTTCATGAGTTTGAAAAAGCAAGCATCTCCTTCTTTCAAATTATTGTCCCTTGCAAAATCTAACAAATTAGTGAAGTAAGCTGAATCATTTGGATAACGAACCAATTTAACCCTCCATCTTCTGTCCCCAACAACAAGAGTAACAAATTCTTCACGACGTTTGTTTTGGCTCCTCACTGCTGCTCTTGGCAGATACTGCATCATATATATGCATTTTTCACTTCAATAATGAGATTCTCACATACTATATATTATTGCTTAGTTTGAGAACATACCATGTACCCAGTAGTAAAAAAGGTTGGTTTCATTATCACCATGAAGGTATTCTCAAGAGCTTCCATGTTTCTCTTCCCTTCATTTAGATTCTTCAACATacctaaaaagggaaaatactattaaatattaaatcctTCAAATATGACCTCATTAGGAATCTAGAATCATACCTTTGTGGTCTCTGACTAATTCATCGGATGCAGTGTCTTGCAAATTGGAACAACACCTTTTCTTATTCTCAGTTGTTTTCTTTGTCTTAGGTGGTTGAATGTTTTCACTCTTAATTCTAACCCTTTTGTGATTTGCCTTGTTGACAGGGTAGTCTATTTCCATGCAACTCATATCACAGATGAGTACATGGAAATGGGATGTTCCATTGTATCTGAAAACCAAGAGGTGTCCATGGGCTAGACAGTGATACTCCACAAACTCTTTCCAACCTTGCTGAAACCAAACACTGCCATCACTTTTCTCCAATTTTACTTCCCATTCTGCATCGTTTGGAAGCTTAAGAAACATTGTGTTGGGCAAGTGATTTCCATATTTGCTCACAAACTTAGCTGGAAGCTTCTGTTGTGCAGATACAGATTAAGAAATATACAACACACATTAACAAAATCTAGTTTTGGCTATATGAATCAATAAAATTCACCTTATCGTTTGACAAGTTTTAAGTACTGGTTTGTGATTTCTTGGCTTGGACTCAAGATTTCTAACATATTATAATCTTGGTTGTGGTCATATATTGATCACAACAACAAGAATGACTAAGTACACATGATTGCGATTTAAAACCTCTACTAAAGTACATGCATGTTAAGAATGTAAGGTGATTATGGGTGTTTAAGGTGAATACAGTGTATGATCTCCAAAAATGAACCATGATTTTGCTTACTAGCTTTCCATGCTGAAGGTTGTTGG
This sequence is a window from Vigna angularis cultivar LongXiaoDou No.4 chromosome 2, ASM1680809v1, whole genome shotgun sequence. Protein-coding genes within it:
- the LOC108327486 gene encoding B3 domain-containing transcription factor VRN1, whose product is MFIHKHNKDDEDHGVVEATSEECIKWLDDKEKRLVVYVSFRSMGVLDEKQIDEVAYGLRDCGRYFLWVVKGFFWVKLPAKFVSKYGNHLPNTMFLKLPNDAEWEVKLEKSDGSVWFQQGWKEFVEYHCLAHGHLLVFRYNGTSHFHVLICDMSCMEIDYPVNKANHKRVRIKSENIQPPKTKKTTENKKRCCSNLQDTASDELVRDHKGMLKNLNEGKRNMEALENTFMVIMKPTFFTTGYMYLPRAAVRSQNKRREEFVTLVVGDRRWRVKLVRYPNDSAYFTNLLDFARDNNLKEGDACFFKLMNMGDNMVIKVSFVARNSSLRGQ